In the genome of Candidatus Delongbacteria bacterium, one region contains:
- the pyk gene encoding pyruvate kinase encodes MDKRKQTKIVATISDLNCGVEFLTELYNNGMNVVRLNTAHQSHEGSLLVIDNVRKVSNSIPLLVDTKGPEVRTTNIAKEGIEVAEGEIIAIGENLGDQKGFFTNYEGFVKDISVGADILIDDGETAMVVVDKKDDKLFVKILNSGVIKNKKSINTPGVHLDLPSISEKDAAYIEFAAKHNVEFIAHSFVRNAQDVKDVQALLDKAGSNAKIIAKIENREGVDNLEEILDECYGVMVARGDLGIEIPAQEVPAIQKKMIATCIRRAKPVITATQMLHTMIDNPRPTRAEVSDVANAIFDGTDAIMLSGETAYGKYPLEAVKTMNKIALEVESHTPEFRDNPVVSSAKQVRSFLSKKAVEAASQLDISSIVVDAKTGFSARMVSSYRGKLPIYVKCMHEDVMKTLALSYGVYASVLEECKTRDELVTKTVKSLIDEKLINKEDQIVILAGTPGDNEKAPEFIQIATAKDCL; translated from the coding sequence ATGGATAAAAGAAAACAAACAAAAATTGTTGCAACAATTTCTGATTTAAATTGTGGTGTAGAGTTTTTAACAGAACTTTACAATAATGGAATGAATGTTGTTAGATTAAACACTGCGCATCAATCCCATGAAGGTTCATTACTTGTTATTGACAATGTAAGAAAAGTTTCTAATTCAATCCCTTTATTAGTAGATACTAAAGGTCCTGAAGTTAGAACAACTAACATTGCAAAAGAGGGTATTGAAGTAGCTGAAGGCGAAATTATTGCGATTGGTGAAAATCTTGGAGATCAAAAAGGTTTCTTTACAAACTATGAAGGTTTTGTTAAAGATATTTCTGTAGGTGCAGATATTTTAATTGACGACGGTGAAACTGCTATGGTTGTTGTTGATAAAAAAGATGACAAACTATTTGTGAAAATTTTAAACAGTGGTGTTATTAAGAACAAAAAAAGTATTAATACTCCAGGAGTTCACTTAGATCTTCCATCAATTTCTGAAAAAGATGCAGCTTATATAGAATTTGCAGCTAAACACAATGTTGAGTTTATTGCTCACTCATTTGTTAGAAATGCTCAAGATGTTAAAGATGTTCAAGCATTACTGGATAAAGCGGGATCTAACGCAAAAATCATTGCTAAAATTGAAAACAGAGAAGGTGTTGATAACTTAGAAGAAATTCTTGATGAATGTTATGGTGTTATGGTTGCAAGGGGAGATTTAGGTATTGAAATCCCAGCGCAAGAAGTTCCTGCAATTCAAAAGAAAATGATCGCAACATGTATTAGAAGAGCTAAACCAGTTATTACTGCAACGCAAATGTTACATACAATGATTGATAATCCAAGACCAACAAGAGCTGAAGTAAGTGATGTTGCGAATGCAATTTTTGACGGTACAGATGCTATAATGTTAAGTGGTGAAACAGCTTATGGTAAATATCCTTTAGAAGCAGTTAAAACAATGAATAAAATTGCTCTTGAAGTAGAATCCCATACTCCTGAATTTAGAGATAACCCTGTAGTTTCATCTGCTAAACAAGTTAGAAGTTTCCTATCTAAGAAAGCTGTTGAAGCAGCATCTCAATTAGATATCTCTTCTATTGTTGTTGATGCTAAAACAGGTTTTTCTGCTAGAATGGTATCTTCATATAGAGGTAAATTACCTATTTATGTTAAGTGTATGCATGAAGATGTTATGAAAACATTAGCTCTTTCTTATGGTGTATATGCATCAGTTTTAGAAGAGTGTAAAACTAGAGATGAACTGGTTACTAAAACAGTTAAAAGTTTAATAGATGAAAAACTTATAAATAAAGAAGACCAAATTGTTATTCTTGCAGGAACTCCTGGAGATAACGAAAAAGCTCCTGAGTTTATACAAATTGCAACAGCAAAAGATTGTCTATAA